Proteins from a single region of Scytonema millei VB511283:
- a CDS encoding DJ-1/PfpI family protein: MIPRSLGGKKIAVLLESEFIPEEIEAYQQRFSELKATVHLMSRLWGQPSVCFFSDEDTGATPRTIEVDIDFQNVDLNDYAAVIMSANYTSVRLRYFQPPEGQPIDGEQVRTSPAVQFYAKAMANPKIVKGALCHGLWILTPMPELLKERRVICHEVVLADIMNAGAIYEPSPTGVVVDDDLVTGRSRHEVYPFIDAITERIQQISSATNLFSTKKIATPLTRARAAS, from the coding sequence ATGATACCCAGATCCCTTGGAGGTAAGAAAATCGCTGTTCTTCTTGAAAGTGAATTCATTCCTGAAGAAATTGAAGCGTATCAGCAGCGCTTTTCAGAACTAAAAGCAACGGTGCATTTAATGTCTAGGCTTTGGGGACAACCAAGCGTTTGCTTCTTCAGCGATGAAGATACAGGCGCGACACCTCGAACTATAGAAGTGGATATCGACTTTCAAAACGTAGATCTTAACGACTATGCAGCTGTGATCATGTCTGCTAATTACACCAGCGTGCGTCTGCGTTACTTCCAACCACCTGAGGGTCAACCAATTGATGGGGAACAAGTTCGCACTTCGCCAGCGGTGCAATTCTATGCCAAAGCTATGGCGAATCCTAAGATTGTCAAAGGAGCGCTGTGTCATGGGTTGTGGATATTAACACCCATGCCAGAGTTACTTAAAGAACGACGAGTGATCTGCCACGAAGTCGTGCTTGCAGACATCATGAATGCTGGTGCAATTTACGAACCCTCACCCACAGGGGTAGTTGTAGATGACGATCTAGTGACTGGTCGATCGCGACACGAAGTCTATCCATTCATAGACGCTATTACCGAACGAATCCAACAAATTTCCTCAGCAACAAATCTCTTCTCAACCAAAAAGATAGCTACTCCCCTTACAAGAGCAAGAGCTGCTAGCTGA
- a CDS encoding XdhC family protein: MRNVVADVKRWWNQGDSVALATVVCTQGSSPREPGAVMAVSSSGEVAGSISGGCVEGAVVEEALAAIALNQPRLVTYGVADELGFVVGLTCGGTIHVFVEPLVHKCLGSELSINFVFDAICKASEQPIAICTLVEGENVGAKMLVTDRGAIAGSLGNTELEQVVTRDAQRLLTQGLKNLSCYGANGECSQADVAIFIESFVPQPHLIVIGAVDFARSLCKLGKILGYRISVCDARSRFATPARFPEADEVVVSWPGQYLQSTQIDARTIITVLTHDPKFDVPALLAAVRTPAAYIGAMGSRKATADRVRRLKEAGLSETELARICAPIGLDIGANTLEETAVSIMAEVIALKSGRSGCRLSHTQKPIHAK; this comes from the coding sequence ATGAGGAATGTTGTTGCTGATGTCAAACGCTGGTGGAATCAGGGTGACTCTGTGGCACTAGCAACTGTTGTCTGCACTCAAGGCTCAAGTCCGAGAGAACCTGGAGCTGTAATGGCTGTATCGAGTAGCGGCGAGGTCGCTGGTTCTATCAGTGGGGGGTGTGTTGAAGGAGCAGTAGTTGAAGAAGCACTAGCAGCGATCGCACTAAATCAGCCACGGCTAGTTACATACGGAGTAGCTGACGAACTAGGTTTTGTGGTTGGTTTGACCTGTGGAGGCACGATTCACGTTTTCGTGGAACCCCTCGTACACAAGTGCCTTGGGAGCGAGCTGTCAATAAATTTTGTCTTTGATGCCATCTGCAAAGCATCCGAGCAGCCCATAGCAATCTGTACGTTGGTGGAGGGGGAGAACGTTGGAGCTAAAATGTTAGTCACCGATCGCGGTGCGATCGCTGGTTCTCTTGGTAACACAGAGCTGGAGCAGGTGGTGACTCGTGACGCTCAAAGACTGTTAACTCAAGGACTGAAAAACTTGAGCTGTTATGGTGCTAATGGGGAATGCAGTCAAGCAGATGTAGCAATTTTTATTGAGTCCTTTGTACCCCAGCCGCACTTAATTGTAATTGGGGCTGTTGATTTCGCTCGATCGCTTTGCAAACTAGGTAAGATATTAGGCTACCGGATAAGCGTATGTGATGCTCGGTCTCGCTTTGCCACGCCAGCACGCTTTCCTGAAGCTGACGAGGTTGTGGTGAGCTGGCCCGGTCAGTATCTCCAAAGCACACAGATAGACGCTCGTACCATTATTACCGTACTCACTCACGATCCTAAATTTGATGTTCCAGCGTTACTAGCCGCCGTACGTACCCCAGCAGCTTACATTGGTGCGATGGGAAGCCGCAAAGCCACCGCAGATCGAGTCCGTCGCCTGAAGGAGGCTGGACTCAGCGAAACTGAACTAGCTCGGATTTGCGCCCCGATTGGGCTGGACATTGGTGCTAACACTTTAGAAGAGACAGCTGTGTCAATTATGGCTGAAGTTATTGCGCTGAAGAGTGGGCGTAGCGGCTGTAGGCTCTCTCATACCCAAAAACCAATTCACGCAAAGTAA
- a CDS encoding type 1 glutamine amidotransferase domain-containing protein, whose protein sequence is MRKILIILSEYGYWGEELVGPLETFDAAGYQVDFATPTGKRPVALPPSMDPTFVDPPLGRTVVSEEMAEKVKRLEDPKNPRLDNPIILSEWLPDRPYWSAEKFLREMETYNNAIDEVHQDLAQYDALLIVGGSGPIVDLVNNHRVHDLILGFYKLGKPIAAECYGVTCLAFARDLVERKSMIRGKHVTGHCKEYDYLDGTGFVGSDLNMGPPPYPLEYILSDATAPDGEYHGNFGREISVIVDYPFITGRSTADSYTTGQKLVEVLEKGLRRYGW, encoded by the coding sequence ATGAGAAAAATACTGATAATTCTGTCAGAGTACGGCTACTGGGGTGAAGAACTAGTAGGTCCTCTGGAAACCTTTGATGCAGCCGGATACCAAGTAGACTTTGCAACTCCAACTGGTAAAAGACCAGTGGCACTTCCTCCCAGCATGGACCCTACTTTCGTCGACCCTCCTTTAGGTCGGACAGTCGTATCTGAGGAGATGGCGGAGAAAGTCAAGCGATTAGAAGATCCAAAGAATCCTCGGCTAGATAATCCAATTATCCTTTCCGAATGGTTGCCCGATCGCCCCTACTGGAGTGCTGAAAAGTTTCTGCGAGAAATGGAAACCTACAACAACGCGATTGACGAGGTGCATCAGGATCTGGCGCAATATGACGCTCTCCTGATCGTAGGTGGTAGCGGTCCAATCGTCGATTTGGTAAACAACCATCGAGTCCATGACCTCATCCTCGGTTTTTACAAGCTGGGTAAACCGATCGCTGCGGAGTGCTATGGTGTAACTTGTCTGGCTTTTGCTCGCGACCTGGTAGAACGCAAGAGTATGATTCGAGGAAAGCACGTTACCGGTCACTGTAAAGAGTATGACTACTTAGATGGAACTGGATTTGTTGGTAGCGATCTTAATATGGGTCCACCTCCCTACCCCCTAGAGTATATCCTCAGCGATGCGACAGCTCCAGATGGAGAATATCACGGTAATTTTGGCAGAGAGATTTCTGTCATTGTTGACTATCCATTTATCACGGGACGGTCTACCGCAGACTCTTATACAACTGGTCAGAAGTTAGTAGAAGTCTTAGAGAAAGGGCTAAGACGGTATGGGTGGTAA
- a CDS encoding SDR family oxidoreductase: MDLQNKVAIVTGASSGIGAAIAKSLDAAGMKLLITARSPEKLAELAAQMSNETIIVPGEITDPELPQHLVDVALEKFGRLDVVINNAGVMHMMSIEDADIEALCKMIRINFEAVVRMSYVALRHFKQQGSGYIINMSSISGLKTTPKLAVYDGTKHALEAFTDSLRMELAGSGIGVATVEPGAVATNLYDSWKSRGMKGYDELVPNPLQSEDVARCVRFILEQPGNILIPRLLAVPVAQPV, encoded by the coding sequence ATGGATTTACAAAATAAAGTAGCAATTGTTACAGGAGCTAGTAGCGGCATTGGAGCGGCGATCGCCAAGAGCTTAGATGCAGCGGGGATGAAGCTGTTGATTACAGCGCGCTCTCCAGAAAAGTTGGCAGAACTTGCCGCTCAAATGAGCAATGAAACGATAATTGTACCTGGGGAAATCACCGATCCGGAATTGCCACAACACTTAGTTGATGTAGCTTTGGAAAAATTTGGTCGTCTGGATGTTGTCATCAACAATGCAGGTGTAATGCATATGATGTCAATTGAGGATGCAGACATCGAAGCTTTGTGTAAAATGATCCGGATTAATTTTGAGGCTGTAGTGCGAATGAGTTACGTAGCACTGCGGCATTTCAAGCAACAGGGTAGTGGCTATATCATCAATATGTCTAGTATATCTGGACTGAAAACAACTCCCAAGTTAGCTGTGTATGATGGTACTAAGCACGCCTTAGAAGCTTTTACTGATTCCTTGCGGATGGAGTTGGCTGGTTCTGGTATTGGTGTTGCCACAGTTGAGCCTGGTGCAGTTGCTACTAACCTGTATGACTCCTGGAAATCGCGTGGGATGAAAGGTTATGACGAGCTTGTGCCAAACCCACTTCAGAGCGAGGATGTGGCTCGTTGTGTTCGATTTATTCTAGAGCAACCAGGTAATATTCTGATTCCTAGACTTTTAGCTGTACCAGTAGCTCAACCAGTGTAG
- a CDS encoding sugar transferase yields the protein MNFTTNKLRQQGTICNPIFIIGFSTDIEKATQLLVPENHYRIIGYLPIYVLKNRGIEKVVEEITTSGAAEVFVCSWHKIEQRMFLYWKLRNNGITLNILPLSLEEIVEEKTGTFLSLKSGVPFFKLSPPLIAGLDFWIKRCFDFCLAILIVLFLSPLYLAIALLIELDSPGPVFYQQTRVGLHGKRFNVWKFRTMVNNADLKGRHTPQIPNGIKI from the coding sequence GTGAACTTTACAACTAATAAACTACGCCAACAAGGTACGATCTGTAATCCAATTTTTATTATTGGATTTTCAACAGATATTGAAAAAGCCACGCAGTTACTCGTGCCAGAAAACCATTACAGAATTATAGGATACCTACCAATTTATGTATTAAAAAACCGTGGAATAGAAAAGGTTGTTGAAGAAATTACTACTTCAGGAGCAGCCGAAGTCTTTGTTTGTTCTTGGCACAAAATAGAGCAACGAATGTTTCTTTATTGGAAATTGCGTAATAATGGCATAACGCTCAACATTTTGCCGCTGAGCTTAGAAGAAATTGTAGAGGAGAAAACAGGAACATTTTTATCGCTAAAAAGTGGCGTACCTTTCTTTAAACTTTCTCCTCCATTAATTGCAGGATTAGATTTTTGGATCAAGCGTTGTTTTGACTTTTGCCTAGCCATTCTGATCGTCTTATTTTTATCACCTCTATATCTGGCGATCGCCCTTTTGATTGAACTAGATTCTCCCGGTCCTGTATTTTATCAACAAACTCGCGTAGGTTTGCATGGTAAACGCTTCAATGTTTGGAAATTTAGAACAATGGTTAATAATGCAGACCTGAAGGGGCGACACACGCCTCAGATTCCAAATGGGATAAAGATTTGA
- a CDS encoding (2Fe-2S)-binding protein, translating to MQTLIKVNGKQYTADVEPRLLLVDFLRDVLNLTGTKSGCDTGQCGACTVMLNGVSVKSCTVLAVQADGSDVMTIEGVAQNGQLSALQEGFWNMHGLQCGFCTPAMIMSLMDLLQNNPRPSEAEIRDWLDGIFCRCGVYPNAIRAVHYAVEKNAVEKMQPESLTAKPQPVTAKERLPIARTANVPLKAKSQ from the coding sequence ATGCAAACTCTCATCAAAGTCAACGGCAAACAGTATACAGCAGACGTTGAGCCACGGTTGCTACTTGTGGATTTTCTCCGCGATGTTCTAAATCTAACGGGAACAAAGAGCGGCTGCGATACGGGACAGTGTGGTGCTTGTACGGTAATGCTGAATGGGGTGTCGGTAAAAAGCTGTACGGTCTTAGCAGTACAAGCTGATGGTAGCGATGTAATGACAATTGAAGGCGTTGCTCAAAATGGTCAACTGAGTGCATTGCAAGAAGGTTTCTGGAATATGCACGGGCTACAGTGTGGTTTTTGCACGCCAGCTATGATTATGTCACTCATGGATCTATTACAAAACAACCCTAGACCTAGCGAAGCGGAAATCCGAGATTGGCTTGATGGTATTTTTTGCCGTTGTGGTGTCTACCCAAACGCCATTCGTGCCGTACATTATGCTGTGGAAAAAAATGCTGTGGAAAAAATGCAGCCGGAATCTCTAACAGCTAAGCCGCAACCTGTAACGGCTAAGGAACGTTTGCCCATTGCACGAACAGCTAATGTACCCCTAAAGGCAAAAAGTCAATGA
- a CDS encoding nuclear transport factor 2 family protein yields MVTSTISPGRKFFNTHLETIAAGKVDEMVDRDYTEDAVLITYFNGFADMPAPITIQGRENIKQFFHKYMKAIGHIDLKSLDFTETEDTIFFQANFNNDLGSVNAGDAWMMRDGKIAYHFGFWIWA; encoded by the coding sequence ATGGTAACTTCAACAATTTCTCCTGGGCGCAAGTTTTTCAATACCCATCTAGAGACGATCGCAGCTGGAAAAGTCGATGAGATGGTAGATAGAGATTACACGGAAGACGCTGTGTTAATTACCTATTTCAACGGCTTTGCTGACATGCCCGCACCGATTACGATTCAAGGTCGTGAAAACATTAAACAGTTTTTTCATAAGTATATGAAAGCGATCGGTCATATCGATCTCAAGTCTCTTGATTTTACTGAGACTGAAGATACTATTTTCTTCCAAGCTAATTTCAATAACGATCTTGGTTCAGTAAATGCTGGAGATGCTTGGATGATGCGCGACGGCAAAATTGCCTATCATTTTGGCTTTTGGATTTGGGCTTAG
- a CDS encoding nucleotidyltransferase family protein gives MGQVAIAILAAGRGSRFGGDFPKPLAMFRGRSLVSYALKAASESGLAPILLVVGYNFQQVAAAALPGVSIVHNLQWQSGIASSLKQALWMLEPNKSIDALCIGLADQPFVTAACYRRLAAAYHEGASFVVATYAGSRRNPVLLARSLWFDAMKLEGDEGARQLMRVYPVVEVDCDRIGNPHDIDTKDDLQQLESEVVSKHWTEG, from the coding sequence ATGGGACAGGTTGCCATTGCTATCCTTGCTGCTGGTAGAGGTTCTCGGTTTGGAGGGGATTTTCCTAAACCTTTAGCAATGTTTAGAGGGCGATCGCTAGTTTCCTATGCTCTTAAGGCTGCTAGTGAAAGTGGGCTTGCCCCGATTTTACTTGTCGTCGGTTACAATTTCCAGCAAGTAGCCGCCGCAGCCTTACCAGGCGTGAGTATAGTACATAACCTTCAATGGCAAAGTGGAATTGCTTCAAGTCTAAAACAGGCTCTGTGGATGTTAGAGCCTAATAAATCTATTGATGCTCTCTGCATTGGGCTTGCCGACCAACCATTCGTCACGGCTGCTTGTTACCGTCGTCTCGCAGCAGCCTACCATGAAGGAGCTTCTTTTGTTGTAGCTACCTATGCAGGATCTCGACGCAACCCCGTCCTCCTTGCTCGTTCGTTGTGGTTTGATGCCATGAAACTTGAGGGAGATGAAGGAGCTAGGCAGTTGATGCGAGTTTACCCAGTTGTGGAAGTCGATTGCGATCGCATCGGCAATCCACATGATATCGATACTAAGGACGACCTTCAACAACTGGAATCTGAAGTGGTTTCCAAACACTGGACAGAGGGTTAA
- a CDS encoding NHLP leader peptide family RiPP precursor, which produces MTATTDFTDILTQFPQVRKLWSNVNVTDFGPYYEALQARLIDRIWNDELLKQEILTDPKAVFERESNITFPVNVEVRVLEEPEDTFYFVIPKAPPAEEQWYRYEQLATWWMLGHTWWTMYCHLCGAEKARAYRESLQALWIARIWTNEAFRENITSNPKATFEAEMGAAFPSNLKIQSLQETSNLIYFILPKNPKLNQLDENSPMGQWWQVSHTWWWWLVNLRFRQPAKNTVTGVVS; this is translated from the coding sequence ATGACAGCAACTACTGATTTCACAGATATTCTAACTCAATTTCCTCAAGTTAGAAAATTGTGGTCGAATGTCAATGTTACAGATTTTGGACCTTACTACGAAGCTTTACAAGCACGACTAATCGATCGCATTTGGAATGATGAATTACTTAAGCAAGAAATACTAACCGATCCGAAAGCCGTGTTTGAACGAGAATCAAATATTACATTTCCCGTCAACGTAGAAGTTAGGGTTTTAGAGGAACCAGAAGATACCTTTTACTTTGTGATTCCTAAAGCTCCGCCAGCAGAAGAGCAATGGTATCGGTACGAGCAACTTGCTACCTGGTGGATGTTGGGTCATACTTGGTGGACAATGTACTGTCATCTTTGTGGGGCTGAAAAAGCAAGAGCTTACAGAGAAAGCTTACAAGCATTATGGATCGCTCGGATTTGGACAAATGAGGCTTTTCGCGAGAATATTACCTCTAATCCAAAAGCTACGTTTGAAGCAGAAATGGGAGCAGCATTTCCTTCCAACTTAAAGATTCAGTCCCTACAGGAAACCTCAAATCTCATTTATTTCATCCTACCTAAAAACCCAAAACTCAATCAACTAGACGAAAATTCTCCGATGGGACAGTGGTGGCAAGTATCTCACACATGGTGGTGGTGGTTGGTTAATTTACGTTTCCGGCAGCCTGCGAAGAACACAGTAACAGGAGTAGTGAGCTAA
- a CDS encoding nuclear transport factor 2 family protein has product MKTPMEQLLLSPMSKLYKEHIGFIKAKNVEGLLNQYAEDLLLISTLTEDRQPLYIRGRQQLKEFFESRIFSLEDLEVSLNQWAETENTLMMVESLKTRSTSGEVGNVEFYDNWFLQNGKIAIHFAGVIQYPDSTYANAEKVKGAIPASPLGKLYKEHIGFIKAKNVEGLLDQYTEDLLLISTLTENRQPLYIRGRQQLKEFFESRIFSLEDLEVSLNQWAETENTLMMVESLRTRSTNGVVGEMSFYDNWVLRDGKIAVHFAGVVQYPDGSYA; this is encoded by the coding sequence ATGAAAACACCAATGGAACAACTGCTATTGTCTCCGATGAGCAAGCTCTACAAAGAGCATATCGGTTTCATTAAAGCAAAAAATGTTGAAGGATTGCTCAACCAGTACGCCGAAGATCTTCTACTGATTAGCACCCTGACCGAAGATCGCCAGCCGCTCTATATCCGTGGGCGACAGCAGCTCAAGGAGTTTTTTGAAAGTCGCATCTTCAGTTTAGAAGATTTGGAAGTCTCGCTCAACCAGTGGGCAGAGACCGAGAACACGCTGATGATGGTGGAAAGCCTCAAAACTCGCAGCACTAGCGGTGAGGTCGGCAATGTTGAATTCTACGACAATTGGTTTTTACAAAATGGTAAGATTGCTATCCACTTTGCTGGAGTCATTCAGTATCCTGATAGCACGTATGCCAATGCAGAAAAGGTCAAGGGAGCAATTCCTGCATCTCCTTTGGGCAAGCTCTACAAAGAGCATATCGGTTTTATCAAAGCAAAAAATGTTGAAGGGTTGCTCGACCAATACACTGAAGATCTTCTACTAATTAGTACCCTGACCGAAAATCGCCAGCCACTCTACATCCGTGGACGACAGCAGCTCAAGGAGTTTTTTGAAAGTCGCATCTTCAGTTTAGAAGATTTGGAAGTCTCGCTCAACCAATGGGCAGAGACCGAGAACACGCTGATGATGGTAGAAAGTCTCAGAACTCGCAGTACTAATGGCGTAGTTGGTGAAATGAGTTTCTACGATAATTGGGTATTGCGCGATGGCAAAATTGCCGTTCACTTTGCTGGTGTCGTTCAATATCCCGATGGGTCATACGCATAG
- a CDS encoding thiamine pyrophosphate-binding protein: MPEKMEIMANRNGRFAIIEQLLADGIHHMFGNPGTVEQGFLDALSHYEPEFKYVFALQETIAVGMADGYARATKKPTVVQLHSGVGLGNGIGMMYQAMRGHAPLVVLAGEAGIMYDGMDAQMAADLVSIAKPVTKWATRVVDPASLLRVLRRAIKIAGTPPMGPVFVSLPMDILDAPNEEEAIPTSFPIARVTPEPEQIERAASILATATKPLIVVGDGVAFSDAQAELSRVAELLGAQVWGADSSEPNMSATHPLFGGLLGHMFGEVSRRITSQADAVLICGTYVFPEVFPALSGAFAPDAKVIHIDLNSYEIAKNFPVDLGLISDPKTTLAALGTALESMMTPEQQQEAFQRSIRIAEAKNQQLTAQLEADKAVCDSVPLHLSRFARDLAQHMPPDTVIFDEAITNSEELCRYIPPTTLGYYFQTRGGSLGVGIPGAIGLKLANPDKTVIGFTGDGGSMYTIQALWTAAHHNIDAKFVICNNHSYQILKLNIMQYWRERGIAEHDFPTSFTIGNPDIRFDELAQAMGVQSIRVEQPDEIEPAIQKALAYNGPFLIDLVLTNEVAGSKIGVKCGQ; this comes from the coding sequence ATGCCCGAGAAAATGGAAATTATGGCTAACAGAAATGGGCGCTTTGCGATTATAGAACAACTGCTTGCAGATGGCATACACCACATGTTTGGCAACCCTGGCACGGTCGAGCAGGGATTTCTGGACGCTTTAAGTCACTACGAGCCTGAATTCAAATATGTCTTTGCATTGCAAGAGACGATTGCAGTAGGCATGGCTGATGGCTATGCCCGTGCCACCAAAAAACCAACTGTTGTGCAACTACACAGTGGTGTTGGATTGGGAAATGGAATTGGCATGATGTACCAAGCGATGCGCGGTCATGCACCATTGGTCGTGCTAGCTGGTGAAGCAGGCATCATGTACGATGGAATGGATGCTCAAATGGCAGCTGACCTTGTGAGCATAGCAAAACCCGTGACTAAATGGGCGACTCGGGTTGTCGATCCTGCTTCTCTTTTGCGGGTCTTGCGTCGGGCAATTAAAATTGCTGGTACGCCACCAATGGGTCCTGTCTTCGTTAGCCTGCCAATGGATATCCTTGATGCTCCTAATGAAGAAGAAGCGATTCCAACTTCTTTCCCGATCGCGCGAGTTACCCCCGAACCAGAACAGATCGAACGAGCCGCAAGTATACTAGCTACTGCAACTAAGCCTTTAATTGTAGTAGGTGACGGAGTGGCTTTTTCAGATGCTCAAGCTGAATTAAGCCGCGTTGCTGAGCTGCTTGGCGCTCAAGTATGGGGAGCAGATTCCTCAGAACCGAACATGAGCGCTACTCATCCTCTATTTGGGGGACTGCTCGGGCATATGTTTGGCGAAGTTAGTCGCCGCATCACCTCCCAAGCAGATGCGGTGTTAATTTGCGGTACTTACGTCTTCCCTGAAGTCTTTCCCGCACTATCTGGTGCTTTTGCTCCCGATGCAAAAGTGATTCACATTGATTTAAATAGCTATGAGATTGCAAAAAACTTTCCAGTAGATCTCGGACTGATTAGCGATCCGAAAACTACTCTTGCAGCTCTAGGTACAGCCTTAGAATCAATGATGACTCCCGAACAGCAGCAGGAAGCATTTCAAAGATCGATTCGGATAGCTGAAGCTAAAAACCAGCAACTAACGGCTCAGCTTGAGGCTGATAAAGCTGTCTGCGACTCAGTACCTTTGCATCTCTCGCGTTTTGCACGAGACTTGGCTCAGCATATGCCACCAGATACGGTAATTTTCGATGAAGCAATCACTAACTCTGAAGAACTTTGTCGTTACATTCCCCCCACAACTTTGGGATATTATTTTCAAACACGGGGTGGTTCCCTTGGTGTTGGTATTCCAGGTGCAATTGGTTTAAAGCTGGCTAATCCAGATAAAACGGTTATTGGTTTCACTGGTGACGGTGGCAGTATGTATACTATTCAGGCATTGTGGACTGCTGCACATCACAACATTGATGCTAAATTTGTCATCTGCAACAATCACAGTTATCAAATACTCAAGCTCAATATTATGCAATATTGGCGCGAAAGAGGAATTGCAGAACACGATTTTCCAACTTCTTTCACCATAGGCAATCCAGACATCCGTTTTGATGAGTTAGCGCAGGCTATGGGAGTTCAGTCTATACGAGTCGAACAGCCTGACGAGATCGAACCAGCCATCCAGAAAGCATTAGCTTACAATGGACCCTTCTTAATTGACTTAGTACTGACCAATGAGGTTGCAGGCTCAAAAATTGGTGTTAAGTGCGGTCAATAG
- a CDS encoding VOC family protein → MAWLKFSQMAISCQDPIATEKFYTKYFGFQRARVAPLGKEQIVFLKLDDMYLELIQAKEESPTYQIRNDGPAYPGWRHLGFQVDNVDAKLAEMGEDAKISLGPLNFDEFISGWRSVWITDPNGNIIEISQGYTDQDNPPSLEANEEVASIC, encoded by the coding sequence ATGGCTTGGCTCAAATTTTCGCAGATGGCAATCAGCTGCCAAGATCCAATTGCAACTGAAAAATTTTACACGAAATATTTTGGCTTCCAACGCGCTCGGGTCGCACCACTTGGCAAGGAACAAATTGTGTTTCTGAAATTGGATGATATGTATCTTGAGCTGATCCAAGCAAAGGAAGAATCTCCTACTTACCAGATTCGTAACGATGGACCAGCCTACCCAGGCTGGCGACACCTGGGCTTTCAGGTCGATAATGTCGATGCTAAGCTAGCGGAAATGGGCGAAGATGCCAAAATTTCTCTAGGACCGCTCAACTTTGACGAGTTTATTAGTGGATGGCGATCGGTTTGGATTACCGATCCAAACGGTAACATTATCGAAATTAGTCAAGGATACACCGATCAGGATAATCCGCCGTCTTTAGAGGCGAATGAAGAAGTTGCTTCTATTTGCTGA